The following coding sequences lie in one Haematobia irritans isolate KBUSLIRL chromosome 3, ASM5000362v1, whole genome shotgun sequence genomic window:
- the Dsor1 gene encoding mitogen-activated protein kinase kinase 1 isoform X2: MSKNKLNLTLPPVDASDGASQASSPFKTPSGTDLLGKPKTSIEALTETLEELDMDDTARKRIKVFLSQKEKIGELSDDDLEKLGELGSGNGGVVMKVRHIPTQLIMARKLIHLEVKPAIKKQIIRELKVLHECNFPHIVGFYGAFYSDGEISICMEYMDGGSLDLILKRAGRIPESILGKITLAVLKGLSYLREKHAIMHRDVKPSNILVNSSGEIKICDFGVSGQLIDSMANSFVGTRSYMSPERLQGTHYSVQSDIWSLGLSLVEMAIGMYPIPPPDAKTIEAIFDDNNEDGTQTIVEPKVMAIFELLDYIVNEPPPKLEHPVFTDDFKDFVDICLKKNPDERADLKTLLNHAWIRKAEVEEVDIAGWVCKTMDLPPSTPKRNTSPNQ; this comes from the exons ATGTCGAAGAATAAATTGAATCTGACCCTGCCACCGGTGGATGCTTCTGATGGCGCGTCACAGGCATCATCCCCGTTCAAGACTCCCTCAGGCACAGa TTTGCTGGGCAAGCCGAAGACGAGCATCGAGGCCTTGACTGAAACACTGGAAGAGCTTGATATGGACGACACCGCACGTAAACGCATCAAGGTTTTCTTAAGCCAGAAAGAGAAGATAGGAGAATTATCCGATGATGATCTGGAGAAACTAGGCGAACTTGGTTCCGGTAATGGAGGTGTTGTCATGAAGGTCCGTCACATACCCACACAGTTGATAATGGCCCGCAAATTAATACACCTGGAAGTGAAACCGGCTATAAAGAAACAAATTATTCGAGAATTGAAGGTACTGCACGAATGCAATTTCCCCCATATTGTGGGTTTCTATGGAGCATTCTATAGTGATGGTGAAATCAGTATATGCATGGAATATATGGATGGCGGTTCATTGGATTTAATACTCAAAAGAGCTGGCCGCATACCCGAATCTATATTGGGGAAAATTACTTTGGCCGTTCTGAAGGGCCTTAGCTACTTGCGTGAAAAACATGCCATCATGCATCGAGATGTTAAACCAAGTAACATTTTAGTCAACAGCAGTGGGGAAATAAAAATCTGTGATTTTGGCGTTTCTGGTCAATTAATAGACTCCATGGCGAACTCCTTTGTAGGAACTCGAAGCTACATGTCT CCCGAACGATTACAAGGCACACATTATTCAGTACAGTCGGATATATGGTCACTTGGTCTATCTCTAGTTGAAATGGCTATAGGTATGTATCCCATACCTCCACCAGATGCCAAAACCATAGAAGCAATTTTCGATGATAATAATGAGGATGGTACACAGACTATTGTTGAACCCAAAGTTATGGCAATATTTGAGCTACTCGATTATATAGTCAACGAGCCACCACCCAAATTAGAACATCCAGTCTTTACTGATGACTTTAAGGATTTCGTAGATATCTGTCTAAAGAAAAATCCTGATGAAAGAGCGGATCTAAAGACTTTATTG AATCATGCCTGGATACGCAAAGCTGAGGTGGAAGAAGTCGACATTGCTGGTTGGGTATGCAAGACAATGGACTTACCACCGTCTACACCAAAGCGCAATACGTCACCAAATCAATAA
- the Dsor1 gene encoding mitogen-activated protein kinase kinase 1 isoform X1, which translates to MSKNKLNLTLPPVDASDGASQASSPFKTPSGTEKHSLLGKPKTSIEALTETLEELDMDDTARKRIKVFLSQKEKIGELSDDDLEKLGELGSGNGGVVMKVRHIPTQLIMARKLIHLEVKPAIKKQIIRELKVLHECNFPHIVGFYGAFYSDGEISICMEYMDGGSLDLILKRAGRIPESILGKITLAVLKGLSYLREKHAIMHRDVKPSNILVNSSGEIKICDFGVSGQLIDSMANSFVGTRSYMSPERLQGTHYSVQSDIWSLGLSLVEMAIGMYPIPPPDAKTIEAIFDDNNEDGTQTIVEPKVMAIFELLDYIVNEPPPKLEHPVFTDDFKDFVDICLKKNPDERADLKTLLNHAWIRKAEVEEVDIAGWVCKTMDLPPSTPKRNTSPNQ; encoded by the exons ATGTCGAAGAATAAATTGAATCTGACCCTGCCACCGGTGGATGCTTCTGATGGCGCGTCACAGGCATCATCCCCGTTCAAGACTCCCTCAGGCACAGa aaaacataGTTTGCTGGGCAAGCCGAAGACGAGCATCGAGGCCTTGACTGAAACACTGGAAGAGCTTGATATGGACGACACCGCACGTAAACGCATCAAGGTTTTCTTAAGCCAGAAAGAGAAGATAGGAGAATTATCCGATGATGATCTGGAGAAACTAGGCGAACTTGGTTCCGGTAATGGAGGTGTTGTCATGAAGGTCCGTCACATACCCACACAGTTGATAATGGCCCGCAAATTAATACACCTGGAAGTGAAACCGGCTATAAAGAAACAAATTATTCGAGAATTGAAGGTACTGCACGAATGCAATTTCCCCCATATTGTGGGTTTCTATGGAGCATTCTATAGTGATGGTGAAATCAGTATATGCATGGAATATATGGATGGCGGTTCATTGGATTTAATACTCAAAAGAGCTGGCCGCATACCCGAATCTATATTGGGGAAAATTACTTTGGCCGTTCTGAAGGGCCTTAGCTACTTGCGTGAAAAACATGCCATCATGCATCGAGATGTTAAACCAAGTAACATTTTAGTCAACAGCAGTGGGGAAATAAAAATCTGTGATTTTGGCGTTTCTGGTCAATTAATAGACTCCATGGCGAACTCCTTTGTAGGAACTCGAAGCTACATGTCT CCCGAACGATTACAAGGCACACATTATTCAGTACAGTCGGATATATGGTCACTTGGTCTATCTCTAGTTGAAATGGCTATAGGTATGTATCCCATACCTCCACCAGATGCCAAAACCATAGAAGCAATTTTCGATGATAATAATGAGGATGGTACACAGACTATTGTTGAACCCAAAGTTATGGCAATATTTGAGCTACTCGATTATATAGTCAACGAGCCACCACCCAAATTAGAACATCCAGTCTTTACTGATGACTTTAAGGATTTCGTAGATATCTGTCTAAAGAAAAATCCTGATGAAAGAGCGGATCTAAAGACTTTATTG AATCATGCCTGGATACGCAAAGCTGAGGTGGAAGAAGTCGACATTGCTGGTTGGGTATGCAAGACAATGGACTTACCACCGTCTACACCAAAGCGCAATACGTCACCAAATCAATAA
- the Dsor1 gene encoding mitogen-activated protein kinase kinase 1 isoform X3, whose amino-acid sequence MDDTARKRIKVFLSQKEKIGELSDDDLEKLGELGSGNGGVVMKVRHIPTQLIMARKLIHLEVKPAIKKQIIRELKVLHECNFPHIVGFYGAFYSDGEISICMEYMDGGSLDLILKRAGRIPESILGKITLAVLKGLSYLREKHAIMHRDVKPSNILVNSSGEIKICDFGVSGQLIDSMANSFVGTRSYMSPERLQGTHYSVQSDIWSLGLSLVEMAIGMYPIPPPDAKTIEAIFDDNNEDGTQTIVEPKVMAIFELLDYIVNEPPPKLEHPVFTDDFKDFVDICLKKNPDERADLKTLLNHAWIRKAEVEEVDIAGWVCKTMDLPPSTPKRNTSPNQ is encoded by the exons ATGGACGACACCGCACGTAAACGCATCAAGGTTTTCTTAAGCCAGAAAGAGAAGATAGGAGAATTATCCGATGATGATCTGGAGAAACTAGGCGAACTTGGTTCCGGTAATGGAGGTGTTGTCATGAAGGTCCGTCACATACCCACACAGTTGATAATGGCCCGCAAATTAATACACCTGGAAGTGAAACCGGCTATAAAGAAACAAATTATTCGAGAATTGAAGGTACTGCACGAATGCAATTTCCCCCATATTGTGGGTTTCTATGGAGCATTCTATAGTGATGGTGAAATCAGTATATGCATGGAATATATGGATGGCGGTTCATTGGATTTAATACTCAAAAGAGCTGGCCGCATACCCGAATCTATATTGGGGAAAATTACTTTGGCCGTTCTGAAGGGCCTTAGCTACTTGCGTGAAAAACATGCCATCATGCATCGAGATGTTAAACCAAGTAACATTTTAGTCAACAGCAGTGGGGAAATAAAAATCTGTGATTTTGGCGTTTCTGGTCAATTAATAGACTCCATGGCGAACTCCTTTGTAGGAACTCGAAGCTACATGTCT CCCGAACGATTACAAGGCACACATTATTCAGTACAGTCGGATATATGGTCACTTGGTCTATCTCTAGTTGAAATGGCTATAGGTATGTATCCCATACCTCCACCAGATGCCAAAACCATAGAAGCAATTTTCGATGATAATAATGAGGATGGTACACAGACTATTGTTGAACCCAAAGTTATGGCAATATTTGAGCTACTCGATTATATAGTCAACGAGCCACCACCCAAATTAGAACATCCAGTCTTTACTGATGACTTTAAGGATTTCGTAGATATCTGTCTAAAGAAAAATCCTGATGAAAGAGCGGATCTAAAGACTTTATTG AATCATGCCTGGATACGCAAAGCTGAGGTGGAAGAAGTCGACATTGCTGGTTGGGTATGCAAGACAATGGACTTACCACCGTCTACACCAAAGCGCAATACGTCACCAAATCAATAA
- the Cdk1 gene encoding cyclin-dependent kinase 1: MEDFQKIEKIGEGTYGVVYKGRNRLTGQIVAMKKIRLESDDEGIPSTAIREISLLKELKHPNIVCLEDVLMEENRLYLIFEFLSMDLKKYMDSLPADKPLSSELVRSYLYQITNAILFCHRRRVLHRDLKPQNLLIDKNGIIKVADFGLGRSFGIPVRIYTHEIVTLWYRAPEVLLGSPRYSCPVDIWSIGCIFAEMATRKPLFQGDSEIDQLFRMFRILKTPTEEIWPGVTSLPDYKNTFPCWSTNLLPTQLKNLNSDGIDLIQKMLIYDPVHRISAKDILEHSYFDGFDPKLINSQ, from the coding sequence ATGGAAGATTTCCAAAAGATTGAGAAAATTGGCGAAGGAACTTATGGAGTCGTTTATAAAGGACGCAATCGACTCACTGGTCAGATTGTCGCtatgaaaaaaattcgtttggagTCTGACGATGAGGGAATACCGTCCACAGCTATTAGGGAGATATCACTATTAAAAGAGCTCAAACATCCCAATATTGTTTGCCTTGAAGATGTGCTGATGGAAGAAAATCGTCTGTATTTAATATTTGAGTTTTTGTCCATGGATTTGAAGAAATATATGGATTCTCTGCCGGCTGATAAGCCACTGAGCAGTGAACTTGTAAGAAGTTATCTTTATCAAATTACTAATGCTATTCTCTTTTGTCACCGCCGGAGAGTTTTACATCGTGATTTGAAGCCGCAAAATTTACTTATCGACAAAAATGGCATCATAAAAGTTGCGGATTTTGGTCTAGGAAGATCTTTTGGAATACCTGTTCGTATATACACACATGAAATTGTGACTCTTTGGTACAGAGCTCCGGAAGTATTATTGGGATCTCCAAGATATTCATGTCCCGTAGATATTTGGTCCATTGGTTGCATATTCGCTGAAATGGCAACAAGAAAACCATTGTTTCAAGGAGATTCGGAAATAGATCAACTATTCAGAATGTTTCGAATTTTGAAGACGCCAACCGAAGAAATTTGGCCTGGTGTCACCTCACTGCCAGACTATAAGAACACATTCCCCTGTTGGTCGACAAATCTATTGCCAACTCAGTTGAAGAACCTGAACAGTGATGGAATCGACTTGATACAAAAGATGCTCATATACGATCCAGTTCATCGCATCTCTGCCAAGGATATATTGGAACATTCATATTTCGATGGATTCGATCCGAAACTAATTAACAGTCAGTAA